One window of Camelina sativa cultivar DH55 chromosome 4, Cs, whole genome shotgun sequence genomic DNA carries:
- the LOC104782646 gene encoding glycerol-3-phosphate dehydrogenase [NAD(+)] GPDHC1, cytosolic, with product MVGSIEAKSLQSNGSVHHNGLNLEEKLDEFRRLLGKSDKDPLRIVSVGAGAWGSVFAALLQESYGSFRDKFQIRIWRRAGRAVDRATAEHLFEVINSREDILRRLIRRCAYLKYVEARLGDRTLYADEILKDGFCLNMVDTPLCPLKVVTNLQEAVWDADIVVNGLPSTETREVFEEISKYWKERITVPIIISLSKGIETSLEPVPHIITPTKMIHQATGVHIDNVLYLGGPNIAAEIYNKEYANARICGAEKWRKPLAKFLRQPHFIVWDNSDLVTHEVMGGLKNVYAIGAGMVAALTKESATSKSVYFAHCTSEMIFITHLLAQEPEKLAGPLLADTYVTLLKGRNAWYGQMLAKGEINRDMGDSISGKGMIQGVSAVGAFYQLLSQSSLSILTSEEKKPIAPVESCPILKTLYKILITREQSTQAILQALRDETLNDPRDRIEIAQSHAFYRPSLLGQP from the exons ATGGTGGGAAGCATTGAGGCCAAGAGCCTGCAATCAAACGGGTCTGTTCATCATAATGGTCTTAATTTGGAGGAGAAACTTGATGAGTTCCGTCGTCTTTTGGGGAAATCAGACAAGGATCCACTTAGGATTGTAAGTGTTGGTGCTGGTGCTTGGGGAAGTGTTTTTGCAGCACTTCTACAAGAAAGCTATGGAAGTTTCAGGGATAAGTTCCAGATTAGGATTTGGAGAAGAGCTGGGAGAGCTGTTGATAGAGCAACTGCAGAACATTTGTTTGAAGTGATCAATTCAAGGGAAGATATCTTGAGGAGACTGATAAGACGTTGCGCTTATCTGAAATATGTCGAGGCAAGGCTCGGTGATAGGACACTCTATGCGGATGAGATATTGAAAGACGGGTTCTGTCTTAACATGGTTGACACTCCACTTTGCCCTCTAAAGGTTGTGACAAATCTGCAAGAAGCTGTGTGGGATGCTGATATTGTTGTTAATGGATTGCCTTCAACTGAAACACGTGAAGTGTTTGAAGAGATTAGTAAGTACTGGAAAGAGAGAATCACGGTTCCAATCATTATCTCTTTGTCAAAGGGTATTGAAACTTCTCTTGAACCAGTTCCACATATCATAACTCCAACAAAGATGATCCATCAAGCAA CTGGTGTGCATATTGACAATGTACTGTATCTTGGTGGCCCGAACATTGCTGCTGAGATATACAACAAGGAATATGCCAATGCTAGAATATGTGGAGCTGAAAAATGGAGGAAACCACTAGCAAAGTTCTTAAGACAACCTCATTTCATTGTTTGGGACAATAGTGATCTTGTGACACATGAAGTAATGGGAGGCCTCAAGAATGTCTACGCCATTGGAGCTG GTATGGTAGCAGCGCTTACTAAAGAGAGTGCTACAAGCAAATCGGTGTATTTTGCTCATTGTACATCTGAGATGATATTTATAACTCATTTACTAGCACAAGAGCCTGAGAAACTTGCAGGGCCTTTGCTAGCTGACACTTATGTGACCTTATTAAAAGGGCGTAATGCGTGGTACGGTCAAATGCTGGCAAAGGGGGAAATAAATAGAGACATGGGTGATAGTATAAGCGGCAAGGGAATGATTCAG gGTGTTTCTGCAGTTGGAGCCTTTTACCAATTGCTTAGTCAGTCAAGCTTAAGCATATTGACGTCTGAAGAGAAGAAACCTATAGCCCCAGTCGAATCATGTCCTATTTTGAAGACACTCTATAAGATACTCATCACAAG AGAACAATCAACACAAGCTATTCTTCAAGCGTTAAGGGACGAAACATTGAACGATCCTAGAGACCGTATCGAGATTGCTCAGAGCCATGCATTCTACAGGCCTTCCCTTCTTGGTCAGCCTTGA
- the LOC104782647 gene encoding uncharacterized protein LOC104782647 yields MDDDDDDLWGPPFVVKDDTFRKQTLRGCEFWFDYRTDVLEENFQNEWYCELVWRLLNEKKQDVVVIVELDKDPLSLQNDTASSGSGDSQHPTGSSSDSDKTLSVVLPDAADTSSSKSVLDEDENTSSVSDAQTVVTTETRDSSNDTEEIEPEARLKPQETAANDPLIAEVAEDADTSSSPVLASKIEEAEEHSCSSLVTEFDPVKQAPDSKSSSSISRESIGGSTLKPLLLETSEKVREKSNETNEDGEVLKDHQQSDSSQDIVTVSEPFTTESLLEMCDEPDKGKEIPRDARSKKSHPGAVKTAVKDELIINLLTEARKKTEGNALLNPGSVLNKKRQRQSNSSGNRNIKQKVQGKAGKINSDPVKKSAQSTPGNIRGPSVPTERVDSLLDSKDGGHIVSDSVKSLSISELKNKTGKELRSIAKELKVTHYYKLKKEDLLERLTYHLNLQLTDCTKQRMDS; encoded by the exons atggatgatgatgatgatgatctctggGGTCCTCCATTTG TTGTGAAAGACGATACTTTTCGTAAGCAGACACTGCGTGGTTgtgaattttggtttgattacAGAACAG atGTGCTCGAAGAGAATTTTCAGAACGAGTGGTACTGTGAGCTAGTGTGGAGGTTATTGAACGAGAAGAAGCAAGATGTTGTTGTGATCGTTGAACTTGACAAGGATCCACTCTCGCTTCAGAATGATACGGCTTCTTCTGGGAGTGGTGACTCGCAGCATCCTACAGgctcttcttctgattct GACAAGACTCTCAGTGTCGTTCTTCCAGATGCTGCTGATACAAGTTCTTCAAAATCGGTTCTTGATGAGGATGAAAACACATCTAGTGTCAGCGATGCTCAAACTGTTGTAACTACTGAGACCAGAGATTCTAGTAACGACACTGAAGAAATAGAGCCAGAGGCAAGATTGAAGCCTCAGGAGACAGCAGCAAATGATCCTTTAATAGCTGAG GTTGCGGAAGATGCTGATACTTCTTCTAGCCCTGTGTTGGCAAGCAAGATTGAGGAAGCTGAAGAACATTCTTGTTCATCCTTGGTTACTGAGTTTGATCCTGTAAAACAAGCTCCCGATAGTAAATCTTCATCTTCTATTAGCAGAGAGAGTATTGGAGGTTCCACTTTGAAACCATTGCTCTTAGAGACCAGTGAGAAGGTGAGGGAAAAGTCAAACGAGACAAACGAAGATGGAGAAGTTTTGAAGGATCATCAGCAAAGCGATAGCTCACAAGACATCGTAACTGTTTCTGAACCTTTTACCACAGAGTCTCTCTTAGAAATGTGTGATGAACCAGACAAAGGCAAAGAAATCCCACGCGACGCGAGAAGCAAGAAATCACACCCTGGAGCCGTGAAGACTGCTGTTAAAGACGAGTTGATCATAAACTTGCTTACTGAGGCACGGAAAAAAACAGAGGGTAATGCATTGTTGAATCCTGGGTCAGTCCTTAACAAGAAGAGGCAGAGACAGTCTAACAGCAGCGGTAATAGAAACATCAAGCAGAAAGTACAAGGTAAAGCTGGAAAGATCAATAGTGATCCAGTTAAAAAGTCAGCCCAGTCGACACCTGGGAACATCAGGGGTCCAAGTGTTCCTACAGAGCGTGTAGATTCATTGTTGGATTCGAAAGACGGAGGACATATTGTAAGTGACTCGGTGAAATCATTATCAATAAGTgagttgaagaacaagacagGCAAGGAATTAAGAAGCATAGCAAAAGAGCTGAAAGTAACACATTACTATAAGCTCAAGAAAGAAGATCTGCTTGAACGGTTGACCTATCATCTAAACCTCCAGTTAACCGATTGTACAAAGCAGAGAATGGACTCATAA
- the LOC104782645 gene encoding S-formylglutathione hydrolase-like: MEEIGSTKMFDGYNKRYKHCSETLGCSMTFTIYFPPSASSSQKSPVLYWLSGLTCTDENFIIKAGAQRAASTHGIALVAPDTSPRGLNVEGEADSYDFGVGAGFYLNATQEKWKNWRMYDYVVKELPKLLSDNFSQLDTTNASISGHSMGGHGALTIYLKNLDKYKSVSAFAPVANPINCPWGQKAFTNYLGDNKAAWEEYDATCLISKFHNLSATILIDQGESDNFYPDQLLARNFEEACKKVKAPLLLRFQPGYDHSFYFIATFIEDHISHHAQALKL, encoded by the exons atggagGAGATCGGAAGCACGAAGATGTTCGATGGCTACAACAAAAGATACAAACACTGCAGTGAGACACTAGGATGTTCTATGACTTTTACCATCTACTTCCCTCCTTCTGCTTCATCTTCCCAAAAATCTCCT GTGCTTTACTGGCTTTCTGGTCTCACCTGCACGGATGAGAACTTCATTATTAAAGCTGGGGCTCAACGTGCTGCTTCTACTCACGGCATTGCTCTTGTTGCTCCAGATACTTCCCCAA GAGGACTAAATGTTGAAGGAGAAGCAGATAGTTACGACTTTGGTGTAG GAGCTGGATTCTACCTCAATGCTACTCAGGAAAAGTGGAAGAATTGGCGTATGTATGACTATGTTGTCAAAGAGTTGCCAAAACTCCTGAGTGATAACTTCTCTCAGCTTGACACAACAAATGCATCTATATCTGGACACTCCATGGGTGGACATGGAGCTCTTACTATATACCTCAAGAACCTCGATAAGTACAAG TCTGTGTCTGCGTTTGCACCAGTTGCCAACCCCATAAATTGTCCTTGGGGACAGAAGGCATTCACCAATTATCTAGGTGACAACAAGGCTGCTTGGGAG GAATACGACGCCACTTGTCTTATCTCTAAGTTCCACAATCTGTCTGCCACAATTCTTATTGATCAG GGAGAAAGCGACAATTTCTACCCTGATCAGTTATTGGCCAGAAATTTTGAGGAGGCATGCAAGAAAGTGAAAGCGCCGCTCTTATTGCGTTTCCAGCCAGGATACGACCACTCCTTCTACTTTATCGCCACCTTCATAGAAGACCACATCAGTCACCATGCTCAGGCCCTGAAGTTATAG